ACTTGAAACCGCGATCAAGAAACTGCCGGGCGTGTCTTACGCCGTGCTGGATTTTGCCAACCTGCGCCTTCATCTGGAGGCCCTCGATGTTGAACGGGTGCGCGCTGAAATCAAGCGAATCGAGCCGACGGTTGAAATTCTTTCCGCCGCCCCCCACGCTGAAAAAGCCCAAAGCCAAGCGGACGTATTCGGAACAAGAAGGGCGGCCGGCATTATTATCGCGGCACTGATCCTTTTAGGTGTGCATGCGGTTTTTGAAGAACGCTTCCACGCATCCGGTTGGCTGGTGTTGGATTATGGCATCGCGCTGATCGCATACTTTCTTGCCGGCACCAACATCTATGTCAACGCTTTCAGAACCTTTCGCAGAGGTGATTTTTTCGATGAAAATGTCTTGATGGTGGTTGCAACGGGCGGCGCGATCGCCATTCACAGCCTCTCGGAAGCCGTGGCCGTAATGATATTTTTTAAGACGGGGGAGCTTCTGCAAAATCTGGCGGTAGCGCGCTCGCGCCGCTCGATTCATGCGCTTCTTGCTTCAAAACCCGACCACGCGAATTTGGAGACGGACGAAGGCCTTCGCCAGGTGCCGCCGGAACAGGTGCGGGTCGGGGAAATTATTTTGGTCAAACCCGGAGAAAAGGTGCCGCTCGATGGTGAGGTGGTGATGGGGCAATCCAGTTTGGATGCATCGGCCTTGACGGGTGAATCCGTTCCGCTGAGCGCCCGAATTGGCGATAGCCTGATGGCGGGAATGATCAACTTGGCGGGAGCCTTGAAGCTGAGAGTGACCAAGCCTTTCAATGAATCCTCGATTGCCAAGATCCTTGACCTGGTTGAAAATGCTTCTGCCCGGAAAGCGGCAACGGAAAAATTCATCACCCGGTTCGCGCGGTGGTACACGCCGATCGTGGTGGGTGCCGCCGCCGGTATCGCGGTGCTGCCTCCCTTGATAATGGCTGAGGCGAATTTCAAGACCTGGATTTATCGCGCATTGGTGGTGTTGGTAATTTCCTGCCCCTGTGCGCTCGTAATCAGCATTCCCCTGGGATATTTCGGTGGCGTCGGCAGGGCCTCGCGACAAGGCATACTGGTCAAGGGGTCTAACTTCCTGGACGCGCTTGCAGCGGTCAAAACGGTTGTCTTTGACAAAACGGGCACCCTGACCCGAGGCGACTTTGCGGTACAAACCATCGTGCCCGTGAACGGCTTTGAAAAACAACAGCTGATGGAATTCGCAGCGCTTGCCGAAATGCATTCCAATCATCCGATCGCCAAATCGATTATCGCCAAAGGCGCCGAAATGGGGCTGAAGCTGGATGGCGCATCGATCGTCGAACATGTCGAATTGCCCGGAAGGGGAGTTCGCGCTCTGGTGGGCGGGCACGAGATACTAGTCGGGAGCGACGGCTGGATGCATCATCAGCAGATCGTCCATCATGGCTGCGCACTCGAAAGCACCGCCGCGCATGTTGTCATTGACGGCGAGTACGCCGGGTATATTGTGATCGGAGATTCGATCAAGGCCGATGCGAGGCAGGCCATTGCGCAATTGCGAAGCATCGGGATCGAGCGCATTGAAATGCTCACCGGCGACAATCGCTGCACGGCGGAATCGGTTGCCAGGGCCTTGGGGGTGGATGCGTTCCATGCGGAACTCCTCCCGGAAGACAAGGTGCGTTTGCTGGAGGAAATACAATCGACCGCCAATCATGGCGGGAAAGTTGCGTTCGTCGGTGATGGAATCAACGATGCCCCCGTCCTTGCCAGGGCCGATGTCGGGGTTGCCATGGGTGCCCTCGGCACGGATGCTGCGATCGAGACGGCCGATGTGGTGCTCATGACCGATTCTCCGCTAAAAATGGCAGAGGCGGTTCAAATCGCCCGCCAGACCCGAATCATCATCTGGCAGAACATCGTGATGGCGCTTTCGATAAAAGTCGTGTTCGTGGCCCTTGGGGTGATAGGCCTGGCATCGATGTGGGAGGCTGTCTTTGCCGACATGGGGGTAGCCCTCGCCGCAATCATTAACTCCACACGGATGTTAAGGACAAGCGGTCGCGCTGAACCAACTGTATCATGATTAACGTAATGTCCCCTTTTTTGCGGAAAATTCACCAGCGCCTTCGATCGCTCACCGGCGCACCGTTATTTGGTGCCAATCCGGCTCCCAGAGTGCAATTCTCTTCATAACCGCTCGTCATCAAGGTGGCCACAATATCGGCAGCAATCCCACCGATACAAGCAGTGAAATAATTGTAATGGGCACGCCGACTTTCACGTAGTCGATGAAGCGATAGCCGCCGGGGCCCATGACGAGCAGATGGGCAGGGTGCGAAAGCGGGCTGGCAAAACTCGAAGAGGCCGAGATCGCCACGGTCATCATCAACAAGTGAGGTGAGATCTCCAAAGCGCCGGCAGCGCTCAGCGCCACCGGCGCCATTAACACCACCAGCGCAGCCGTGGGGATAATTTGCGTGCCGAGCACGGTTACGATGAACAGCGCCGCGACAACCCATCGCGGGCCGAGATCACCGACTGCGGTAATCAAGGCAGCCGCCCCCATCTGCGCCGCTCCGGTGTTTTCGATGGCCGCGCCCAGCGGCAGCATGCTTGCGATAAGGAATACAACCTTCCACTCAATGGCCCGATAGGCTTCCTCTATGTTCAGGCAGCCGGCGAGCACCATCAGCGTCGCCCCGGCAAGGGCGGCAATGGCAATCGGAACAAGGCCTGCGATAGCACTCAAGATGACCGCCAGCATGATGGCAATGGCAATGCGGGCCTTTTCCAGGCGTGGCGCACGCGCCGCGGCCTCATCCAGCACGAGAAAGTCCGGATCGCGGGCCAGGGCCGCCATGTTTTGGCGTTGCCCGTAAACCAGCAGGGCATCGCCGAATTGCAAGGGCATGTCCTGAAGCCCGGTGCGATAGGCACGTCCCCTGCGCCAGATGGCAAGCACGCTGATGCCGTAACGCTCGCGGAAGAGCAGGTTGGCGAGAGACTGCCCCGCGAGAGAGGTTCTCGGTGAAAGCAGCGCTTCAGTAACGCCGATTTGTTGTGACTCCAGTTCGGCAACCAGGCCGGGGGATTGCTTTTCGATCTGAAGTTGCTGAAGACCTTCGAGAATCTCAAGATCGCGGGGTGACCCCTGCAGCACGAGCAGATCGCCGGCCCGCACCTTCTCATCCGGCGAAGGCATGCACAGCAGTTCCTCCCCACGCACAAGGCCAACCACGGTCAAACCGAATGCATTCCCCAGGCGACTTTCAACCAGATCATGATCGACCAGCACCGACCCCGGTGGAACACGTACCGGCAGCAGCTCGGGGCGGCCTCCGGCAAGCGCTTTCACCCTGTCCGCCGCTACGAAGCGCAGTTCCGTGACAAAGCCCAGCTGCGTCATCGTTTCCAGCGCGTCCCGCTCGCCCTGAAGCAGCAGTCGCTCTCCTGCCAAGAGTCGGTGCTGTCGCAGATCCTTGATCTCGCGTTCAATCGGGCCGTGCAGGGCCATCACATGAATGTGATGCGCCCGCCGCAAGCCGCTCTCCGCGAGCGTGGAATCTATCAGCGGCGACCCTTCGGCGATCAGTCCCTCAGCCACCTGCAGCCGTTTTGAGAAGTAATGATTCACGCGTTCGGACGACTCGACCTGAAGGTGCTGACTGGCGCGAAAGCGCTGCAGATGGTCGGGACTGCCGTGAACGATGAGCGTATCTTCCGCCTGCAGCACGTCATTTGGACGCGGCGCAAGCATCAACACACCCTTTCGCTGGAGCGCCAGCACGGTCAGATAAAGGGCCGAGCCCAGTCGGCTCTCGGCGAGGGTGCGGCCGTCGAGCGGGGATCCCGTTGGGATGCGGGTGGTGAAAATGTGCGTGTCGAGCTGATAGAAAGAGCCGATCGGCAAGGGATTACCCGCCTCTGCACCCGTGGAACGATTGGGAAGCAGGTGGCGTCCGATAAGCACCATGAATGCGATACCGGCCACAACGATGGCCGCGGTGATCGGCGTAAAGTCGAAGATAGCAAAGGGACGCATGCCGGCAATGTGAAGGGCGTCGGTCACCAGGATGTTCGGCGGAGTGGAGATACCTGTAAACGGACCGCCGAGGAGGCAACCGAGCGCCAGCGGCATCAGCAGCCGGGAGGGTGGGCGCCCACTACGCCGGGCCAGCTCCATGGTCGCCGGCAGCAGAATGGCTGCGACCGTCACGGTGTTGATAAGCGCCGACAACAGACTGGCGGCCAGCATCAAGGCAACCATGAGCGTCACTTCGCCGCCTTTTGCGAAGCGTTGCAACGGTTGTCCCAGTTGCTGGGCGATACCGGTGCGGGTCAGTCCTTCGGACAGAATGAACAAGGCCCACACGGTGACCACCGCCGGACTGCTGAATCCGGCCAACGCCTCTTGCGCAGTGACCAAACCCGTCAAGGCAAGGGCCGACAGCACCAGCAGCCCGACCACATCCACACGCAGCCGGCCAGCGATAAACAGGATGAGTGCCGCTGCAACAATCGTGAGGAGCATGATGATCTCATATACCAAGAGGGTTTCCTCCGGAGATTATTGAATTTATACCGGCAAGGCGGGTCAAGGCGGCAATAGGGAAGTTCCCCCTCTTCTCCGCGTTCATTCACGATGTAAAAAGGTGACGCCGCCCTCCTGCCAGCCCATGCTGTAAAGGAAGTTGTCCGCGGAGGAAAAGGCATCCAAGTCTCTCCTTCTCAATCCGAAGCCGAGCGGTCTTGCAGAATAAACCTTGCGTCCAGCGCCATACAACCCTCTTCGTAACTCATAACCGGATTCAGGTCGATTTCCTTGATGCTCGCCATGTCCTGAGCCAATGCCGACAGTTTCAGCAGATTGTCCGCCAGGCAGCCGATATCCTTTGATTTCCGGCCGCGTACGCCGGCAAGCACCCTGTAACCTTTAATCTCCCTGATCATTTCCTCGACCTCGCTGCGATCCACCGGTGCAATCCGCAGACTAATATCTTCCATCAGCTCGGCCAGTACGCCGCCCATGCCGAACAGCAGGGTCGGGCCAAAGGTCGGGTCCTGCTTTACCCCTAATATCACTTCCTGACCCGCGGGTTTTGCCTGCGCCATCACCAGGACGGTAAAGCGTTCGTTCGGCGGCAGGGAGCCGCCTAATTGATTCCGCATTTCGGTAAAGGCATCCGTCACCGCTTCGGGGCTATTCAGATTTAATACAACCCCGCCCACATCGGATTTGTGAATCACCGAAGGAACGTCTATTTTCAATACAACGGGCAGGCCGATTCGCCCTGCGGCCTTCGCCGCCTCTTCGGCGCTAGCGGCTGACGCATGTGCCGGCACTGGAATGCCATATAATTTTAACACATCAAAGCATTCGGCCTGGGTGGGATTGCGATTTTCTTTTTCGGCCCTGTCGATAATCCGGCGCGCGGGCAAGGGGTCAACGGCTTTTGCCACGGGCATCATCATCGTCTGATGGTGCTGTCGGAACTGATAGGCTCGGTAAGATGCGCTCAGCGCCCAGGCGCCGTCTTCCGGGCTTTTAAAAAAGGGAAACCCCAGCGTTTCCTTAAGAAAGCTTGCTTCCCGGTCATCGATCATCAAGCACAAGGCGACCGGTTTGCGATACCTGGCGCTCAACTCCTTGACAACATGCATAAAGCGGTGAGAGCCTTCACGCTCCACGTCGCTATACCCATGCGCCAGAATCATGCCGTGAATGCTGTCGTTGGACAACACCATCCGCGCAATGGACTCGTAAACCGATAGATCGAAAAGGTCACCCAAATCCAAAGGATTTCTGAGATTGATCACCCCGCCACGCACATGTTTTCTAATTTTTTCAAGTTCTTCCGGCGCAAATGGCGGGAGTTCAAACCCGAAATGTTCCGCTGTATCAGCGGCAATAACCGCATGCCCACCTGAACGGGAAACAATGGCCAGGTTTCGGCCTTTCATTGGCGGCAATTGGAAAATCTTTACAAAATCAACCATCTGTGCATTCGAATAGACCCGGATAATGCCGGTCTGTTTGAACGCCGCACTGACGACCTTGTCGTCCGTTGACAAGGCTGCAGTGTGCGAGGCCGCTGAAGCTGCCCCGGCACGGCCGATTCCCGATTTGTGAACGATGATCGGCTTTTTACTTTGTCCGGCAATCTGCATCAGCCGGCGGCCATTTTTAATGCTCTCCAGATACATGCAAATGATCCCGGTCCCGGTGTCTTCTTTAACCAGGTATTCAAGGAGATCCG
This sequence is a window from Desulfobacterales bacterium. Protein-coding genes within it:
- a CDS encoding SLC13 family permease; the encoded protein is MVYEIIMLLTIVAAALILFIAGRLRVDVVGLLVLSALALTGLVTAQEALAGFSSPAVVTVWALFILSEGLTRTGIAQQLGQPLQRFAKGGEVTLMVALMLAASLLSALINTVTVAAILLPATMELARRSGRPPSRLLMPLALGCLLGGPFTGISTPPNILVTDALHIAGMRPFAIFDFTPITAAIVVAGIAFMVLIGRHLLPNRSTGAEAGNPLPIGSFYQLDTHIFTTRIPTGSPLDGRTLAESRLGSALYLTVLALQRKGVLMLAPRPNDVLQAEDTLIVHGSPDHLQRFRASQHLQVESSERVNHYFSKRLQVAEGLIAEGSPLIDSTLAESGLRRAHHIHVMALHGPIEREIKDLRQHRLLAGERLLLQGERDALETMTQLGFVTELRFVAADRVKALAGGRPELLPVRVPPGSVLVDHDLVESRLGNAFGLTVVGLVRGEELLCMPSPDEKVRAGDLLVLQGSPRDLEILEGLQQLQIEKQSPGLVAELESQQIGVTEALLSPRTSLAGQSLANLLFRERYGISVLAIWRRGRAYRTGLQDMPLQFGDALLVYGQRQNMAALARDPDFLVLDEAAARAPRLEKARIAIAIMLAVILSAIAGLVPIAIAALAGATLMVLAGCLNIEEAYRAIEWKVVFLIASMLPLGAAIENTGAAQMGAAALITAVGDLGPRWVVAALFIVTVLGTQIIPTAALVVLMAPVALSAAGALEISPHLLMMTVAISASSSFASPLSHPAHLLVMGPGGYRFIDYVKVGVPITIISLLVSVGLLPILWPP
- a CDS encoding heavy metal translocating P-type ATPase, which gives rise to MATVYHITGLDCASCGLKLETAIKKLPGVSYAVLDFANLRLHLEALDVERVRAEIKRIEPTVEILSAAPHAEKAQSQADVFGTRRAAGIIIAALILLGVHAVFEERFHASGWLVLDYGIALIAYFLAGTNIYVNAFRTFRRGDFFDENVLMVVATGGAIAIHSLSEAVAVMIFFKTGELLQNLAVARSRRSIHALLASKPDHANLETDEGLRQVPPEQVRVGEIILVKPGEKVPLDGEVVMGQSSLDASALTGESVPLSARIGDSLMAGMINLAGALKLRVTKPFNESSIAKILDLVENASARKAATEKFITRFARWYTPIVVGAAAGIAVLPPLIMAEANFKTWIYRALVVLVISCPCALVISIPLGYFGGVGRASRQGILVKGSNFLDALAAVKTVVFDKTGTLTRGDFAVQTIVPVNGFEKQQLMEFAALAEMHSNHPIAKSIIAKGAEMGLKLDGASIVEHVELPGRGVRALVGGHEILVGSDGWMHHQQIVHHGCALESTAAHVVIDGEYAGYIVIGDSIKADARQAIAQLRSIGIERIEMLTGDNRCTAESVARALGVDAFHAELLPEDKVRLLEEIQSTANHGGKVAFVGDGINDAPVLARADVGVAMGALGTDAAIETADVVLMTDSPLKMAEAVQIARQTRIIIWQNIVMALSIKVVFVALGVIGLASMWEAVFADMGVALAAIINSTRMLRTSGRAEPTVS
- a CDS encoding acetate--CoA ligase family protein, yielding MKGFFYPKSIVVIGVSNKENNMGRVIVENLIYKGFDGQVHAVGPRGGVVLGRPIHKNIKEIVFPLDMAVILAPAAVVPGIVRECGEVGIRRIVIESGGFSEFSIERKALEAELLTAAREFGIRFVGPNCIGVNNTENGLATSFGLTTIPFKKGKVSVVSQSGGVAGTYMDFFAHDAIHFNKVISIGNKLNVDESDLLEYLVKEDTGTGIICMYLESIKNGRRLMQIAGQSKKPIIVHKSGIGRAGAASAASHTAALSTDDKVVSAAFKQTGIIRVYSNAQMVDFVKIFQLPPMKGRNLAIVSRSGGHAVIAADTAEHFGFELPPFAPEELEKIRKHVRGGVINLRNPLDLGDLFDLSVYESIARMVLSNDSIHGMILAHGYSDVEREGSHRFMHVVKELSARYRKPVALCLMIDDREASFLKETLGFPFFKSPEDGAWALSASYRAYQFRQHHQTMMMPVAKAVDPLPARRIIDRAEKENRNPTQAECFDVLKLYGIPVPAHASAASAEEAAKAAGRIGLPVVLKIDVPSVIHKSDVGGVVLNLNSPEAVTDAFTEMRNQLGGSLPPNERFTVLVMAQAKPAGQEVILGVKQDPTFGPTLLFGMGGVLAELMEDISLRIAPVDRSEVEEMIREIKGYRVLAGVRGRKSKDIGCLADNLLKLSALAQDMASIKEIDLNPVMSYEEGCMALDARFILQDRSASD